In Kordia antarctica, the following proteins share a genomic window:
- the cysS gene encoding cysteine--tRNA ligase translates to MKLYQEQELKIYNSLTNQKEVFKPINEGHVGMYVCGPTVYSNVHLGNVRTFMSFDMIFRYLTHLGYKVRYVRNITDVGHLENDADEGEDRIAKKARLEELEPMEIVQRYTVDFHEILQKFNFHPPSIEPTATGHIIQQIEIVKTILEKGYAYEVNGSVYFDVLKFNETHEYGKLSNRKVEDLVHNTRALDGQSDKKNPQDFALWKKAEEKHIMHWPSPWSEGFPGWHLECTAMSTKYLGDKFDIHGGGMDLKFPHHECEIAQNEASKGTSPVNYWMHANMLTLNGKKMAKSTGNNILPGEIFSGKNKNLTKGFAASVARFFMMQANYRSILDFSNDALLASEKGFNKLMEAIKTLYGLKPVGDKTTFNLSVWKRGCYDALNDDFNTPILIADLFEAVRFINLLKDGKETILAEDLASLKESMHAFVFDILGLEQQSGSDDDGDALSGVVELLINLRNEARANKDFATSDKIRDELLALGIQLKDGKDGTSFSVE, encoded by the coding sequence ATGAAATTATATCAAGAACAAGAACTAAAAATATACAATTCCCTCACAAACCAAAAAGAAGTTTTTAAACCTATTAATGAAGGTCATGTCGGAATGTATGTGTGCGGCCCCACAGTTTACAGCAATGTTCACTTAGGAAACGTACGTACGTTTATGTCTTTTGATATGATTTTTAGATATCTAACACATTTAGGCTATAAAGTACGCTATGTACGAAATATTACAGATGTTGGACATTTAGAGAATGATGCAGACGAAGGCGAAGACAGAATTGCTAAAAAAGCACGTTTGGAAGAACTGGAACCTATGGAAATTGTGCAACGCTATACCGTTGACTTTCATGAAATTCTACAAAAATTTAATTTCCACCCGCCAAGTATTGAACCAACTGCAACAGGACACATTATTCAGCAAATCGAAATTGTAAAAACGATTCTTGAAAAAGGATATGCTTACGAAGTAAATGGTTCTGTCTATTTTGACGTATTAAAGTTTAATGAAACTCACGAATACGGTAAACTTAGCAATCGAAAAGTAGAAGACTTAGTTCACAATACAAGAGCTTTAGATGGTCAGAGTGATAAAAAAAATCCACAAGATTTTGCACTCTGGAAAAAAGCAGAAGAAAAACACATCATGCATTGGCCTTCTCCTTGGAGTGAAGGTTTTCCGGGTTGGCACTTGGAATGTACTGCAATGAGTACAAAATATTTAGGCGATAAATTTGATATTCACGGTGGCGGAATGGACTTGAAATTTCCACATCACGAATGTGAAATTGCTCAAAATGAAGCTTCAAAAGGAACTTCGCCTGTAAATTACTGGATGCACGCAAATATGTTGACGCTGAATGGTAAGAAAATGGCGAAATCTACTGGAAATAATATTCTTCCTGGAGAAATTTTCTCTGGAAAGAATAAGAACTTAACCAAAGGATTTGCCGCAAGTGTGGCTCGTTTTTTTATGATGCAAGCCAATTATAGAAGTATTCTTGATTTTAGTAATGATGCTTTATTGGCTTCCGAAAAAGGATTCAACAAGTTAATGGAAGCTATAAAAACGCTATACGGTTTGAAACCTGTTGGCGACAAAACTACTTTTAATTTATCAGTTTGGAAACGTGGTTGCTATGACGCATTAAATGACGATTTTAATACACCGATTTTAATTGCCGATTTGTTTGAAGCAGTACGGTTTATCAATCTGTTGAAAGATGGAAAAGAAACTATTTTAGCAGAAGATTTAGCTTCTCTAAAAGAAAGCATGCATGCGTTTGTGTTTGATATCTTAGGATTAGAGCAACAAAGCGGTTCCGATGATGATGGCGATGCACTTTCTGGCGTTGTAGAATTGTTAATCAATTTGCGAAACGAAGCACGCGCTAACAAAGATTTTGCTACTTCAGACAAAATTCGTGATGAACTATTAGCATTAGGAATTCAACTGAAAGATGGAAAAGATGGCACTTCTTTTTCAGTTGAATAA
- the yidD gene encoding membrane protein insertion efficiency factor YidD, which yields MIKKILIYPFLLIIRFYQAAISPFTPSVCRYTPTCSHYTAEALQKHGLFRGGKLAIKRIFSCNPFGGSGYDPVPDKLHKKKN from the coding sequence ATTATTAAAAAGATCCTTATATATCCTTTTCTATTAATCATCCGTTTTTACCAAGCGGCAATTTCTCCGTTTACACCTTCGGTATGTCGGTATACGCCAACATGTTCACATTACACCGCAGAAGCATTACAGAAACACGGGTTATTTCGCGGTGGAAAATTAGCCATAAAACGTATTTTTAGTTGCAATCCTTTCGGCGGAAGCGGATACGATCCTGTGCCAGACAAGCTTCATAAAAAGAAGAATTAA
- the lgt gene encoding prolipoprotein diacylglyceryl transferase produces the protein MHFLSIPWNPSEVLFSLGPIQIRYYSLMFIIAFSLGYYILKKMYEHANVKLEYLDSLFMYSVIATLLGARLGAVIFYDWHYYQDHLIEILLPIKEDPNAALFGFINGYKFTGFAGLASHGGAIGVIFAMYLHRRKHQYKSLLWILDRIVVPVAIGGAFVRLGNFFNSEIVGTYTNSDFGVIFKANGDTLPRHPAQLYEAICYVILFVILWFLYWKTDKKEKPGYLFGLFLVLLWTIRFFVEFVKKAQVDTREDWLLSTGQWLSIPFVIVGLYFMLRKTNNTTPETAKS, from the coding sequence ATGCACTTTTTAAGTATCCCTTGGAATCCTAGTGAAGTTTTATTTAGCTTGGGTCCAATTCAAATTAGATATTACAGCTTAATGTTCATCATTGCATTCAGTTTAGGATATTACATCTTGAAAAAAATGTATGAACATGCTAATGTTAAGTTAGAATATTTGGATTCATTGTTCATGTATTCCGTAATTGCAACCTTACTTGGCGCACGTTTAGGCGCTGTTATCTTTTATGATTGGCATTATTACCAAGATCATTTAATAGAAATTTTACTCCCAATAAAAGAAGATCCGAATGCAGCTTTATTTGGGTTTATTAATGGCTATAAATTTACAGGATTTGCAGGTTTGGCAAGTCATGGAGGAGCCATCGGAGTTATTTTCGCCATGTATTTACACAGACGAAAACATCAATATAAAAGCTTATTATGGATTTTAGATAGAATTGTAGTTCCTGTAGCCATTGGCGGCGCTTTTGTACGCTTAGGAAACTTCTTTAATTCTGAAATTGTCGGAACGTATACAAACTCTGATTTTGGTGTAATTTTTAAAGCGAATGGAGATACATTACCTCGTCATCCTGCACAATTATATGAAGCAATTTGCTACGTGATTCTGTTTGTTATTTTATGGTTTTTATATTGGAAAACCGATAAGAAAGAAAAACCAGGCTATCTTTTTGGATTGTTTTTAGTGCTGTTATGGACAATACGTTTCTTTGTAGAGTTTGTGAAGAAAGCGCAAGTTGATACACGTGAAGACTGGTTGTTAAGTACAGGACAATGGTTGAGTATTCCATTTGTAATTGTTGGACTTTACTTTATGCTTAGAAAAACGAACAATACAACTCCAGAAACTGCCAAGTCATGA
- a CDS encoding glycosyltransferase family 2 protein: MFLSVCILTKNEASNIKSCLDSVKEIADEIIILDSFSTDDTIAIAENYTSKIYFKEWIDDFSFSRNFAISKANGDWILIIDADERFVFETNFIARLKATKTNAFSIIRKEMYRQQHDLKQVKYPVTIIRLFKRETNATFEYPIHERLDDFFTKEGIQVALNQDCYLEHHISLDIEHVHSKQENYLALIANYLQKNPTDDWLTYQKIKTLKYFKKNEQVFDLIKTFKTKNLKIRTATTIILSQLYMESGKLDDAISTLRSLPKPNNSTIVHMLLGDCYFKKKSLFTL, from the coding sequence TTGTTCTTATCCGTTTGTATACTCACTAAAAACGAAGCGTCTAATATAAAATCTTGTCTAGATTCTGTAAAAGAAATCGCAGACGAAATTATTATATTGGACTCTTTTTCTACGGATGATACAATAGCTATTGCTGAAAATTACACTTCAAAAATTTATTTTAAAGAATGGATTGATGATTTCTCTTTTTCAAGAAATTTCGCAATATCGAAAGCTAATGGCGATTGGATCTTAATTATTGATGCTGATGAAAGGTTTGTATTTGAAACTAATTTCATAGCTAGATTAAAAGCTACAAAAACCAACGCTTTTTCTATTATTAGAAAAGAGATGTACAGACAGCAACATGACTTGAAACAAGTAAAATATCCTGTTACCATCATCCGATTGTTTAAACGAGAAACGAATGCTACGTTTGAATATCCAATTCATGAAAGATTAGACGATTTTTTTACGAAAGAAGGAATCCAAGTTGCATTAAATCAAGATTGTTATTTAGAACATCACATTAGTTTAGACATTGAACATGTTCACTCAAAACAAGAGAACTATTTAGCATTGATAGCTAATTATCTACAGAAAAATCCAACTGATGATTGGTTAACGTATCAAAAAATTAAAACTTTAAAGTACTTCAAGAAAAACGAACAGGTTTTTGATCTGATTAAAACGTTTAAAACCAAAAATCTAAAAATTAGAACTGCCACAACCATTATATTAAGTCAACTATATATGGAAAGTGGAAAATTAGACGATGCAATCAGCACATTAAGAAGTTTGCCAAAACCTAATAATAGTACGATAGTACATATGCTATTGGGAGATTGTTACTTTAAAAAAAAAAGCCTCTTCACGCTTTAA
- a CDS encoding DUF192 domain-containing protein, whose product MRKFLILLCFTIAFVSCDSNQNKKIKTVEITFQKEGRLTLSKASGKDIITLDVELAETDYERETGLMHRASMKDTQGMLFIFPTEFPRSFFMKNTLIPLDIIYLDAKMKIVSFQENAIPLDETGLPSEIPAMYVLEVNAGLAEKWLLEIGDGITLLKN is encoded by the coding sequence ATGAGAAAATTTTTGATCCTTCTTTGTTTCACAATTGCGTTTGTTTCTTGTGATTCAAATCAAAATAAAAAAATAAAAACGGTTGAAATTACGTTTCAAAAAGAAGGTCGATTGACACTTTCTAAAGCTAGTGGAAAAGATATTATTACACTTGACGTTGAACTTGCAGAAACCGATTATGAACGCGAAACAGGCTTAATGCATCGTGCTTCGATGAAAGATACGCAAGGAATGCTTTTTATATTTCCGACCGAGTTTCCTAGAAGTTTTTTTATGAAGAATACGCTGATTCCTTTAGATATTATTTATTTAGATGCGAAGATGAAGATTGTAAGTTTTCAAGAGAATGCAATACCTTTAGACGAAACCGGATTGCCTTCTGAAATTCCTGCCATGTACGTATTAGAAGTGAATGCAGGTTTGGCTGAGAAATGGTTGCTAGAAATTGGTGATGGCATTACACTTTTAAAAAATTAA
- the tamL gene encoding translocation and assembly module lipoprotein TamL, with protein sequence MKLNYFILLFFAVILYSCSVKRFIPENETLYKGATFKIDSEEKIKDQKIIEEELQAILRPQPNTSKLGLLAHYKVENGNPGFIYRFINKKLGEDPVYQSDVDIKKTENFILNRLENLGFFYSKVTSEIKKGSKKSEVIYTIELKQPYVMETYQLETDTLSIHKEIQKTLPESFIKKGERFNLAKFKIERERIDFNLKSQGYYNFNADFLIFEIDTNQYKNKRFDLYLRLKKNVPKKALVAYKLNTINVYPNTTVTNNYQQADTTTIAGVNFIQDTLFFKPERLRPFVLFEKGQFYDPKKFKATSRRLSSIGTYKFVNVQFEEKPISENDTIGYLNTSVYLSPLNKRALSAELQANAKSNGFSGPALALSYTDRNLFKGGEVLKITGKFGYEAQLGGKANNTGLSSTQLGLTADLVFPRLLFPMDVSGQFKYNIPKTRISAGIEYLNRSKLYSLSSFNTSFGYQWNANASTYHTINPISTNFIKLTNTTPEFETILNDNPFLKNSFEQQLISGLTYNFTYNELSNVNKKNPFYFSSNIDIAGNSLSLFSSKNDSGKKTILGVEFAQYAKIDADARFYFNLGNEQTLVTRLSGGFGYAYGNSEVLPFSRQFFSGGPYSIRAFRTRSIGPGTYAPESTDTNSYFDRSGDIKLEANVEYRFPLYAYFKGALFVDAGNVWLRNENSELPGGKFTSNFINELAIGAGLGVRVDIQGFVVRLDWAAPVHAPVQNETTKYTFDASNGIFNFAIGYPF encoded by the coding sequence ATGAAACTAAACTATTTTATACTGTTATTTTTTGCAGTTATACTATATTCTTGTAGTGTAAAACGTTTTATACCAGAAAATGAAACGTTATACAAAGGTGCGACTTTCAAAATTGATTCCGAAGAAAAAATAAAAGATCAAAAAATCATAGAAGAGGAGCTTCAAGCTATATTGAGACCGCAACCAAATACCTCAAAGTTAGGTTTATTAGCACACTATAAAGTGGAAAACGGTAACCCAGGATTCATCTACCGATTCATAAATAAAAAACTAGGAGAAGATCCTGTATATCAATCTGATGTAGACATAAAAAAAACGGAGAATTTTATTCTCAATAGACTAGAAAACTTAGGTTTCTTCTACAGTAAAGTAACTTCTGAAATTAAAAAGGGAAGCAAAAAAAGTGAAGTTATTTATACTATAGAACTCAAGCAACCTTATGTCATGGAAACGTATCAATTAGAAACTGATACGCTTTCTATTCACAAGGAAATACAAAAAACCTTACCCGAATCTTTCATTAAAAAAGGAGAACGTTTTAATCTGGCAAAGTTTAAAATTGAACGTGAACGAATAGATTTCAATCTTAAATCACAAGGGTATTATAACTTTAATGCCGACTTTTTAATTTTTGAAATTGATACGAATCAATACAAAAACAAACGTTTTGATTTATATCTGCGCTTAAAAAAGAATGTTCCCAAAAAAGCATTGGTAGCGTACAAATTAAATACCATAAATGTATATCCAAATACAACTGTAACTAACAATTACCAACAAGCAGATACGACAACTATTGCAGGTGTAAATTTTATACAAGATACGCTGTTTTTTAAACCAGAACGATTGCGTCCATTTGTGCTCTTTGAAAAAGGACAGTTCTATGACCCAAAGAAATTTAAAGCCACCAGCAGGCGATTATCTTCCATTGGCACGTACAAGTTTGTAAATGTTCAGTTCGAAGAAAAACCTATTTCAGAAAATGATACCATTGGCTATTTAAACACCAGTGTGTATTTATCACCTTTAAATAAACGCGCATTAAGTGCAGAATTGCAAGCAAATGCCAAATCTAATGGCTTTAGTGGACCAGCATTAGCATTGAGTTATACCGATAGAAATCTTTTTAAAGGTGGAGAAGTATTAAAAATAACAGGGAAATTTGGGTATGAAGCGCAATTAGGTGGGAAAGCAAACAATACAGGTTTGAGCAGTACACAACTAGGTTTAACGGCAGATCTTGTTTTTCCTAGATTACTATTCCCAATGGATGTGTCTGGTCAGTTTAAATATAATATTCCTAAAACCAGAATTAGTGCAGGCATTGAATATTTGAACCGAAGCAAACTATACAGTTTAAGTAGTTTCAATACGAGTTTTGGATACCAATGGAATGCAAACGCTTCTACATATCATACCATAAACCCAATTAGTACGAATTTTATAAAATTGACAAATACTACGCCCGAGTTTGAAACTATTTTAAATGATAACCCTTTTCTAAAAAACAGTTTTGAACAACAATTAATTTCTGGATTAACATATAATTTCACGTATAATGAATTAAGTAATGTAAACAAAAAAAATCCTTTTTACTTTAGTTCAAACATAGATATCGCTGGAAACTCTTTAAGTTTATTCAGTTCAAAAAATGATTCAGGCAAAAAAACCATCTTAGGTGTAGAGTTTGCGCAATATGCAAAAATTGATGCAGACGCACGTTTTTACTTTAACTTAGGGAATGAGCAAACTTTAGTCACCAGACTATCTGGAGGTTTTGGATATGCCTATGGGAATTCGGAAGTGCTGCCATTTTCTAGACAATTTTTCTCAGGCGGTCCATACAGTATTCGTGCGTTTAGAACACGATCTATTGGTCCAGGAACGTATGCGCCAGAAAGTACAGACACGAATTCTTACTTTGATCGTTCTGGAGATATAAAATTAGAAGCAAATGTAGAGTATCGTTTTCCGTTATATGCGTATTTCAAAGGCGCACTTTTTGTAGATGCAGGTAATGTATGGTTGCGCAATGAAAATTCAGAATTGCCAGGCGGAAAGTTTACGTCAAACTTTATAAATGAACTTGCCATTGGTGCTGGTTTAGGTGTGCGTGTAGATATTCAAGGTTTTGTTGTGAGGTTAGATTGGGCAGCGCCAGTGCATGCGCCTGTACAAAATGAAACTACAAAATATACATTTGATGCTAGTAACGGAATTTTTAATTTTGCAATTGGCTATCCTTTTTAA